From Arachis hypogaea cultivar Tifrunner chromosome 3, arahy.Tifrunner.gnm2.J5K5, whole genome shotgun sequence:
cacttttcataattgagatgtagtttttagagagagaagttctctcctctctcttaggattaggatttttattaggattaggaatatttcttcttcatctcaggttcaatgttctttttagttatttttctcttttatttgtttaatgaccattcatgttatgattttcttaattaatataatttgagatatttcagactcatgattgctttttccctatttataatttagattatttactattggctttggttgattaattggtaactcttgagttgtcaaactcatcgtgattgataattgttattcttgcttattaatttagattcctataactctagtctttccttaaggagttaactaggactttaggtattaaattaatttatccacttaactgaccttcatagttagaggttgacttagtggtagcagaaatataattctcatcaccattgataaggataacaaggataggacttccagttttcataccttgccaagagttttattaattaataatttattaattcctataatttatttctcttattcaaaaccctttttaaaatccaaaaatactgttttgcataaccaataataaatcatacttccctgcaattccttgagaagacgacccgaggtttgaatacttcggtttataaattttattgggtttgttacttgtgacaaccaaaacgtttgtaagaaaggttgattgcttggtttaaaaactatacttgcaacgagaatttattataacttctaaaccaacaatcttcagttcttcatccGACCTTATCTCAACTAACACTTGATGATACCTAGTGTTATGCCAACAGCAATTTCGAGTATTTCACAGGAAGAAGAGTGGCAAAAACCTTTCGTACACTATCTACAAACAGGACAAATACCTGACGATGTTCAAAATAAGAGAAAGTTCAAAAGAAGAGCGAGTTTCTACACACTACTCAGCTCCGAATTATACAAGCGAGGTTTCACAAGACCTCTTCTAAAATGCATGGATACAATGGATGCCAAGTTAGCTATGGACGAGGTACACGAAGGCGTCTATGGAACGCATATAAGAGGACAAAGTTTAGCTTCCAAGATCCTCCGAGCAGGCTATTACTGGCCAACTTTGCAACAAGATTGCATGCATAAAGTTCAACATTGTGACCACTACCAACGTCATGCACTAATCATCCATAACCTAGCCGAGCAGTTGCATTCATCAGAGGTAAGCTGGCCGTTCAATAAGTGGGGGATGGACATCCTCGAACCTTTCCCACCAGCACCAAGGcaggttaaatttttaattgtttctattgactattttacaaaatggatagaggcaatACCATTGGCAAAAATAACTTCTGAAAAAATGATATCTTTTGTACGGAGAAACATACTctgcagatttggtatccctcaGTCCATTATAACTGATAATGGTAGACaatttatagataaaaaattCACAACTTTCttacaaaatttcaaaataattcaatagttctcatctgtagaacacccacaaacTAACGGTCTAGTTGAGGCTGCCAATAAGATTATCCTACAAGGGCTCAGGAAGAAGCTTGAAGATTCCAAAGGAGAATAGGCCGAGCTCATCACAAAAGTATTATGGAGCTATAATACAACAGAGCAATCCTCAACGAAGGAAACCCCTTTCAGGCTGGTGTACGAATGTGTTGCCATGCTACCTGTCGAAATCTCCTTACAATCTCCCAGAATTGCAAGTGTCAATGAAGACAAGAACATTCAAAAACAGAAGAACCGAGCTTGACCTCGTCGAAGAAAATCGAAACAAGTCAACACTTCAACAGCTCATAACAAAACAAGCTATAGCTTGGAAgtacaacaagaaactcaagccAAGAACATTCTTATAGGGCAACCTCGTTCTCAGGAAAATAGAAGACGTACGAAAGCCACCAGGACACGACAAGCCAAGCGCCAATTGGGAAGGCCCATTCCGAATTTGCAAAGTCATCAGCAAAGGAGCATACAAGATACAAACATTTGATGGCACAATACTACCAAATAATTGGAATATTTCTTCTTTAAAACTGTATTATAGTTAGTCTATAAGTCGAACATggtgatgcactctttttcctactaccagaTTTTATCTTTAAGTTGGATTTTGTTagagaggttttaatgaggcacacCACCCTGCACCCTTACAATTACTAAATTCATAATACAATAACTGTCAGTTACTtcatatatctattttttatccTACTTGGTCGAATAATTTAAACAAAATACAACTAAACTCATGCGATGagtattcaaaaatattttcaagtcAGAAAACCACACAACTTACTAAACACGCATCAACATTCAACCAAATTATACAAGTACCAAATGTTTTTCGACTAAGTAAGCCAGCAAACAACATCAAAACACTTTTTGACTATAAGCCAGAAGTTTCACAATCATACGAAAGATAAACAATGTACAACTACTAATTTATCACATAAGTTCACGGGACATCTGGGTTCTCACCCTCCCCTTCAATACCATCTTCATCATCCTCAACTAACTCCTTGCCAACAACAACTTTACACGGATCCATTGCAGACAAATCAGCAGCAGGCGCCAAAAGTTTCGCTTGCTCAACAGCCGTCTTAAATCCAACAGTGAACATCTCGTGGTCGTGGTCTTCTTTGTCAGTCTCGAGCTTTTTCTTCTCAGCAACTAGCACAGCTAGCCTAGCCTCCAAAGCGGTTTTTTCTTCATCAAACTTCTTTCTGACATCCTCGGCAGTAGTTAGCTTCTCTTGCAAAGAGTCCACCAAATCCAAAGCAGTGTGAAGTTTGTTACCTTTATCCAAATTATCCTGCATGAGCTGGTCCATAGCAGCTTTGTCAAACAAGTCTCTGGCATGTTTTAACTCCTGAGTTCGGCCTATAGACATCAGCCGAGCTCCCATCACCTGAAAcaacaaacaatcaaattaaaCCAGCACAAACTAACATTGCAAAGGAAAGACGAACAAAAATATCATACTTAAAGATATTGACAAACGCCAATGTCATCAACGTCCTAAACCACTCTGATATCGGCAGGACTTTGACAATATTCATCGGCAACCATCGACAGAGGAAAATGCTCGCTCCATAGTGAGGTGAGATCCTTATCTCCCTTATAACCATGTAGTGCCTTTTAATTTTTGGTAAACCTCTTTACCTTATCCAAGTCAACCTCCTTCCTGCCAAATTTGTCACCAGCCAAATTCACCACCTTTTCTTTCTTGCCATCTCCCTTCTTTCGCTTATAATTTACTTTCCTAGTAAGAGAGGGCTGATTAACCTCAGCTCCTTTCTCAGCCTTCGCATTACTACTAGACCCTTCTTTATCCAAGTTCTTCGCTCGGAAGATTACCCTCAAATTGCTCAATGTCACTTTCGGAGCCTTCTCAACTGCAAAAATACCAATACAAGAGAAACATCAAAAACCATAAAATAAACCAGACAAGTCCAAACAAAATTTTTACCTATGTACTCTGAAACAGCATCTTTATCAGACTCCCACTCAAGAAGTTCCATAACAGACAACAAACTAGAAGAGGAAACATTGTTAACTAAAAATTCCACCATCATCTCGTTTCTATATTCCATCTCATCCATCCTCAATATCTGCCTAGGTGTAGGACACCAGAATAAAGGAAACTTCTCCAGCAAACAGTCATCAACATTGGCTTAAACCCCTTATAAGACGACTTATACAAACTAAAGATGGCTCGACCAGGAGCACTCGCCAAGTTCAACCATCCACCCCTTTTCACACCTTtacactggaagaagcaaaaaATACCTCCAGCAATGGTTTGGATTCAAGGTACTCCATTAACACCTCAAACGCCCTAACAAAATCCCATGAATTTGGGTGCAATTGAGAAGGCGCACACTTAAGCTGCATTAACACTctatgttcaaactcaataaacgGAAATCTAACACCATGGTCTACAAAAATGCAATTGTACATGAAGAAAAACTCAAACCCTTCACCACGGTGGTATACACAGTCATCAGCATTACAAggcaaaaatttaatattaataccCCCACCCTCCCTAACCCACAAAGACGCTAAGCCTAACCGAGACACGCTCTGCTCATCATCGTACACAGAAGACCATCCCCTCACCGATTCCGCTACCCATGCAAAAGGAATCATTAGGATCCCAGACCCACACatcttcaacaattttatctttttcatcagTAATTTCCTTTTTACCCCGACCCCTAACATTCCTCCCTATCACAACCTTCTTCCCTTTCTCTATCCCAAAAGACACAATAAACGAATAAAATGAAAAGAAACTAAACGAGAATAACTAACCTTTCTTGCTCATCTTCACcaaatacacaaaaaatatatgACCCAAAACAAATAATCAAGAGTCCAGCAAAAACCACCCATCGAAGGTAAACAGTTTTGTGACAAAAATGGACagtaaaattttgatttgatcCAAAATTTGCTCCCAACGAAGTGTATAGATAGAATTCGTGCACACCCAGTGTCCATGCCGTTAGATCCTCCAAATAATCTTTCGAGGAGACATAATGAAGACAAGAGATTTACTGTTAAGTCCGCTTATAAGGCCCTGAGTTCCCTCCAGCAAGTAGCAACAATGTATGGATGAAGATTTGGAAATGGAGAGGCACACAACGAATTAAAACTTTCATGTGGCAAGCCAACCATGACAAACTCTTAACTAACATATGCAGACACAAGTGGTTTGGAGTTTCTCTTTTCTGGCATAATTTTCAGAGTATGGTGGAAAGCACAGTCCTTATGATAAGAGATTATGAGGAAGAAATGAATATTCGGAGGAAGCTTATCCACCTACAAAAAATTAATGTCGTCACCTCTTCTAATTTGAAGGATTAGATTGAATCACCCGTATAATCTCTGTATTTATCCAAAAAGAGGTGGATTATCACTTTTTGTTACTTGTTAGAAATTGTGGACTTGGAGAAATATAGAGATTTTTCAAGAATCGTTTAAGCGCCCCAATGTAGTGGTTTCTATTATTCATGATTATGTTGACACTGTTCATGAGGTTTTTGATAAAAAGAAGATTGGACCAGCCTACCCAATTAGGATAGAAACCAATATTAAATGGCTGACTCCTATGGAGAATTGGATCAAAGTAAATACAGACGGAGTAGCAAAAATTAGAATGAACAAAGCGGGATGTGATGGTTTACTGCAAAACAAAGATGCAAATAGGTGATGTGTTTTTCAAAATAGCTGGAAAAATGGTTATCTTTCTTAGTGGAGCTCTGGAGAGTCAGTTTTGGACTGGAGATATCCTAGTCTATGGAGTTCAAGAATGTGTGATTAGAGTGAGATTTAAAGCAGTAATAGAAAGTATATCAAAGACCAAACAGAGAAGAGGAGTGGAATCGATCTTGTATTACAGAATCCATAATTTTATCTCGAGAGATTGGCAAATACGCTTCTCACATGCCTACCAACTCTTGTGTTGATTGGCTAGCAAACTATGATATAGAATAGAGCTAAGACTTAATCATATGGAATTCATCTCAAATTGATCTGAATCTATCATTACTTGATGATGCTATGAGGGTCTCTAAACCTAGACTCTTATTGTGCGGTTAGGTTTTGTTTTAGACTTTTAGCCCCtttgtaaacaaaaaaaaatattcataatttgaCTCCTCAAAAAGACATATCTATTTATTAATTTGTGGAAAcaactaacattttaaaaaaaatatataaaagtatatatacaaatatatatgtaCCTCTATTGAAAAATTGTCAACCATTAAGAGAATTAAATTTTCCCTTATCAACCATTCAAACCTCACACATGTCACTTTTACATTGGTTGCTTCAAGTCTACCTTAGCCATCAAACCAAATCATTTATCACAAGTCACATGCCACCTATTTAAAATACCCTTATAtttaggggtgttcaaatccaaactaatttaaattaaaccgctcattcaatctaattcaaatcgaaaaccaattaaaaccgcactaattcgaatttgattggattttattttttacaaaccactgaatcggatcggatttcggatctactttttACAACCGATCCAATCTAATCTAAACCGCACaatgtgttataatattattattttattattatgtttacaattatacttataacatattcaatttgttatacatttttatatttttcatttattattattatttaatagatgttttatgttcaaaatgtgatttatttatttatttattttaactaacttataattttatttctattgttatgttatcgttggtttttaaagatattgttaagacttgttatgtcattgttggctatttaaaatttgatgttgagacttattatatatatttaatttttttaatttacaaaaccgcAAATCCAATCCAATACAAACCGCTCGAAATTGGactggatttttttaaaaaaaaattatccaatccaaaccgcattACAAGTAAACATAATGTTCGGATCAGATAAATTTTTGactcaaaaccgatccaaaccgcacTGCGAATACCCCTACTTATATTAAGAGTTAGGAATCACCTTTGttactattaaatattaattaaagataCCACATATGCATACCATATCCCTCCCCacaatataattaattacaaaaataccaTTCGAACATCAAAATCAACTACTAAATTAATTCAtatgtattaatatataaatatatataaaatttaattttttaataaatattttattttttaattcatatctattatatattattaattttacaaccaaaatatacCACACATCACTCTCTCAttgcaattaatttttttttttaaattaaagaatgTTTTCCTCATTTCTCTTCCATTCTCTATCTCTCTTATTCCTTCACTTa
This genomic window contains:
- the LOC112790176 gene encoding uncharacterized protein — translated: MGARLMSIGRTQELKHARDLFDKAAMDQLMQDNLDKGNKLHTALDLVDSLQEKLTTAEDVRKKFDEEKTALEARLAVLVAEKKKLETDKEDHDHEMFTVGFKTAVEQAKLLAPAADLSAMDPCKVVVGKELVEDDEDGIEGEGENPDVP